In Zingiber officinale cultivar Zhangliang chromosome 1A, Zo_v1.1, whole genome shotgun sequence, a genomic segment contains:
- the LOC121999404 gene encoding protein SPEAR1-like: MEGGRSYLQRLSLGSGSRSSSSSRKGKKNSSNSSEKPKQPQRGLGVAQLEKIRLQDQMKEHMEDSRVEILRLSPSPSSSSNLGSSLYAVHPSAMIGYNGGTEKGDFNYRDYGPNTSTSSQGLNSAAFQYYSPPSAVTLPLFENYLEDSTQKMRHDRRQSMGSITQNSDSKKQELDLELRLSL, from the exons ATGGAGGGCGGCCGATCGTACTTGCAAAGATTGAGCTTGGGAAGTGGATCGAGATCCAGTTCGTCGTCGAGGAAGGGGAAGAAGAACAGCAGCAACAGTTCAGAGAAGCCAAAGCAGCCCCAAAGAGGACTCGGAGTGGCTCAATTGGAGAAGATCCGGCTGCAAGATCAAATGAAAGAGCACATg GAAGATTCAAGAGTAGAGATTTTACGCCTATCACCGTCCCCATCATCGTCGTCGAATTTAGGATCTTCATTGTATGCAGTTCATCCCAGTGCTATG ATAGGATATAATGGAGGTACTGAAAAGGGAGACTTCAATTATCGTGATTACGGGCCTAATACCTCAACAAG CTCGCAAGGATTAAACAGTGCAGCATTCCAATATTACTCTCCTCCCAGTGCTGTAACATTGCCACTCTTCGAAAATTATCTGGag GATTCAACACAGAAGATGAGGCATGACAGACGCCAATCGATGGGATCGATCACTCAAAATTCTGACTCGAAAAAACAAGAGCTAGACTTGGAGCTTAGACTGTCACTGTAA
- the LOC122016591 gene encoding uncharacterized protein LOC122016591 → MQESMLSSRRSPPFPGEEGQEGGDDESKTRKNASFGARVFVSARSALSGQCAAISIFLFLLFVSVASFVLSRSFSAVCVSPYDPSTRALLFRATLDGLASDFGSLGVPWCRSKQGKTVEWTRKDLLKGLEEFVPIYETRPIKNNMYGMGFDHSFGLWFMARWLKPDLMIESGAFKGHSTWVLRQAMPETRIISLSPRHPGKYLKKGPAYVDQNCTYFAGKEFVDFGSVDWGNAIKKHGISDLSRVLVFFDDHQNELKRLKEALNAGFQHLIFEDNYDTGTGDHYSLRQICDQYYIRGGGHSCFIGSDEARIRMKRKKFWEKAVDRDELCGSGENWWGVQGYMRDNFNHSNKAISYEEHFQNSRFVESVLDVYWELPPVAGPSLTHQTRYDPARASDPIIEDGRFGLFQRLGLTKFETSVFNGYTQMVYLQVSPPTS, encoded by the exons ATGCAGGAAAGCATGCTTTCGTCGCGGCGATCTCCTCCTTTCCCGGGGGAGGAGGGCCAGGAGGGAGGCGACGATGAATCCAAGACGAGGAAGAATGCCTCCTTCGGTGCCAGGGTATTCGTGAGTGCAAGGTCTGCTCTCTCCGGCCAGTGCGCCGCCATCtcgatcttcctcttcctcctcttcgtctccgTCGCTTCCTTCGTCCTCTCCCGCTCGTTTTCCGCGGTCTGCGTCTCTCCCTATGATCCATCTACTCGCGCTTTGCTCTTCAGGGCTACCCTCGATGGCCTCGCCTCCGATTTCGGATCTCTCGGCGTGCCCTGGT GCAGATCGAAACAAGGGAAAACTGTAGAGTGGACGAGAAAGGACCTGCTCAAAGGCTTGGAAGAGTTTGTGCCCATCTATGAGACTCGCCCAATCAAGAACAACATGTACGGCATGGGCTTTGACCACAGCTTTGGGTTATGGTTCATGGCACGTTGGCTGAAGCCAGATCTGATGATAGAAAGTGGTGCTTTCAAAGGCCACTCTACTTGGGTTCTTCGGCAGGCAATGCCAGAGACCCGGATAATATCACTGTCGCCTCGCCACCCAGGGAAGTATCTGAAGAAGGGGCCTGCATATGTTGATCAGAATTGCACTTACTTTGCAGGAAAGGAATTTGTGGATTTTGGCAGTGTTGACTGGGGGAATGCTATTAAGAAGCATGGCATTTCTGACTTGAGTAGGGTTCTTGTTTTCTTTGATGATCACCAAAATGAACTGAAAAG ATTAAAAGAGGCTCTAAATGCTGGTTTCCAGCATCTTATTTTTGAAGATAACTATGATACTGGAACTGGAGACCATTATTCCTTAAGACAGATATGCGACCAATACTACATTAGAG GAGGTGGACACAGCTGCTTCATAGGGAGTGATGAAGCGAGGATTAGGATGAAAAGGAAAAAGTTCTGGGAGAAAGCTGTGGACCGAGATGAACTTTGTGGAAGTGGTGAAAATTGGTGGGGTGTCCAGGGTTATATGCGAGACAATTTCAACCATAGCAACAAGGCAATCTCCTATGAAGAGCATTTTCAAAACAGCAGGTTCGTGGAGTCTGTATTGGATGTTTACTGGGAACTCCCACCAGTTGCTGGTCCTTCACTTACTCATCAAACAAGGTACGACCCTGCCCGTGCCTCAGATCCAATTATTGAAGATGGAAGATTCGGCTTGTTCCAAAGGCTTGGTCTAACAAAATTTGAAACTTCAGTTTTCAATGGATATACACAAATGGTATATCTTCAAGTATCTCCCCCGACCTCTTGA